One Onychostoma macrolepis isolate SWU-2019 chromosome 10, ASM1243209v1, whole genome shotgun sequence genomic region harbors:
- the prdm15 gene encoding PR domain zinc finger protein 15 isoform X2 produces MAGQTPEEFIWCEDCGQYHDSECPELGPVVTVKDSFVLSRARSSLPDSLEIRSAEEGKEGVFVLSRLVKRTRFGPFEAKRVLSLQIEGAFPLKIFQKDGSVVCFDTSNEDDCNWMMLVRPATDHKQQNLTAYQQDDDVYFNTSQDVLPGTELRVWYGAFYAKKMDRPILRPPVLTTPPEMVSNKPGVPPAKGPPTGTLLVPDQLLCQTSAPATDPPVHQVAEAVSQNNTANIVPTPPEPTRKQGRPRRTKPKKPGPADSNQVEASVPASGEQPLTTVAPDVPLPVLDVQEVVAGDGPPLKTSRVTRSPISTGKPGMRKRSLRQGGDHKRVYQCCLCSKVFQNSSNLNRHIRSHGDKCFKCDECDKMFSRKESLKQHISYKHSKNEPDIEYRYKCSTCEKSFRVENALRFHNCRTDDKTFQCEICSRFFSTNSNLSKHKKKHGEKLYACEICNKMFYRKDVMQDHQRRHAVGPKNMKREELEANGEEGSKYRKEPSACPICGKVFSCRSNMNKHLLTHGDKKYTCEICGRKFFRVDVLRDHIHVHFKDIALMDEQEREDFIKKIGISMEESDDSSDEEDEKNDPEHHKYSCKKCQVTYAKGRDYLKHIMDMHKEKGYNCTMCNRRFALKATYNAHLVIHRDHLPDPAVQKYIHPCDMCGRIFNSIGNLERHKIIHTGVKSHCCDQCGKSFARKDMLKEHLRVHDNVRDFLCAECGKGMKTKHALRHHMKLHKGIKEYECKECNRKFAQKVNMLKHYKRHTGTKDFMCELCGKTFSERNTMETHKLIHTVGKTFSCAVCDKKYVTQYMLQKHMQLTHEKVEAQSCHLCGTKVSTRASMNRHMRRKHPEIVTVRLGDFDLQEPSTVDASTISISQPSLTLEKGSLTAEKVSRSSNSSKKRAKHLPHESELSDSDEYADFTSKTTEFSTTVGDETNSAVQSIQQVVVLADPSAPPAPSSSVSLTNITVTPITTPTPAQFSNLQPVAVGHLAPSDRPLTLDSSILTVTFDAVSGSAMLHNRPADLQSEAVGSTGAAATQPVAHFINLTTFVNPISHQLEQPALTWRPVAPTDGAHATTIDETQTDSQAPQAPPEQPQALPEQRHQIQPQVTGPPQQQTAAAPQMFSY; encoded by the exons ATGGCAGGGCAGACACCAGAGGAGTTTATCT GGTGTGAGGACTGCGGGCAGTATCATGACTCTGAGTGTCCTGAGCTGGGGCCTGTCGTCACGGTGAAGGACTCGTTTGTTCTGAGTCGGGCACG GTCATCATTACCAGACAGCTTGGAGATCAGGTCGGCTGAGGAGGGCAAAGAAGGTGTGTTTGTGCTTAGTCGGCTGGTTAAGAGGACTCGATTTGGCCCTTTCGAGGCCAAGAGGGTTCTAAGCCTTCAAATTGAGGGGGCATTTCCTTTAAAG ATATTTCAAAAGGACGGCTCAGTGGTTTGTTTTGACACGTCCAATGAAGACGACTGTAACTGGATGATGTTGGTTCGGCCTGCCACAGACCACAAACAGCAGAATCTGACGGCATACCAGCAAGATGATGATGTTTACTTTAATACATCACAG GATGTTCTACCCGGAACAGAGCTCAGAGTCTGGTATGGAgctttttatgccaaaaaaatgGATCGGCCTATTCTTAGGCCACCTGTACTTACGACTCCACCAG AAATGGTGTCCAACAAACCTGGAGTCCCTCCGGCAAAGGGGCCACCAACAGGGACCCTTCTTGTCCCGGACCAGCTGCTTTGCCAAACCTCCGCGCCTGCCACAGACCCACCTGTCCATCAGGTTGCAGAGGCGGTATCCCAAAACAACACAGCCAACATTGTCCCCACCCCACCAGAGCCAACCCGAAAACAAGGCAGGCCCCGACGAACAAAGCCAAAGAAACCTGGACCAGCTGATTCTAATCAAG TAGAAGCCTCTGTTCCTGCATCCGGTGAGCAGCCTCTCACTACTGTGGCTCCTGATGTTCCCCTGCCTGTGCTGGATGTCCAAGAGGTGGTTGCCGGAGACGGCCCGCCACTCAAAACATCTCGGGTGACACGCTCCCCCATCTCCACTGGGAA ACCTGGTATGAGGAAGCGATCTCTGCGGCAGGGAGGTGATCATAAAAGAGTTTACCAGTGCTGCCTCTGCAGTAAGGTGTTTCAGAACAGCAGCAACCTCAACCGACACATCCGATCCCACG GCGATAAATGTTTTAAGTGTGACGAGTGTGACAAGATGTTCAGTCGAAAGGAGAGTCTTAAACAGCATATATCATACAAACACAGCAAGAATGAG cCTGACATAGAGTACAGATACAAATGTTCAACCTGTGAGAAATCCTTCCGAGTGGAAAATGCCTTAAGATTTCATAACTGCAGGACAG ATGACAAAACGTTCCAGTGTGAAATATGCTCGAGGTTTTTCTCCACCAACAGTAATTTGTCCAAGCACAAAAAGAAACATGGAGAGAAACTCTACGCGTGTGAAATCTGCAATAAGATGTTCTACCGCAAAGATGTCATGCAAGACCACCAGAGGCGGCATGCTGTTG GCCCGAAGAACATGAAACGAGAGGAGCTTGAAGCGAATGGGGAGGAGGGAAGCAAATACAGGAAGGAGCCTTCGGCGTGCCCTATTTGTGGAAAG gTTTTTTCCTGTCGGagtaacatgaacaaacacttACTAACCCACGGGGACAAGAAATACACCTGTGAGATCTGTGGGCGCAAATTCTTTCGTGTGGATGTGCTGAGAGATCACATTCATGTTCACTTTAAG GACATTGCCTTAATGGACGAGCAGGAGAGAGAAGACTTCATTAAGAAGATTGGCATCTCTATGGAGGAGAGTGATGATAGCTCTGATGAGGAAGATGAGAAGAACGATCCTGAACATCACAAATACAGCTGCAAGAAATGTCAG GTGACATATGCCAAGGGTCGTGACTACTTGAAACACATAATGGATATGCATAAGGAAAAAGGTTACAACTGCACCATGTGTAACCGCCGTTTTGCTCTGAAGGCCACGTACAACGCTCACCTGGTTATCCACCGAGACCACCTGCCTGATCCTGCAGTGCAGAA ATATATTCATCCGTGTGACATGTGCGGACGGATTTTTAACAGCATCGGCAACCtggagaggcacaaaatcatCCACACAG GAGTGAAGAGCCATtgctgtgatcagtgtggaaagtcTTTTGCCAGGAAAGACATGCTAAAGGAACATCTGAGAGTCCATGACAACGTCAGAGACTTCCTGTGTGCAGAGTGTGGGAAAG GCATGAAGACAAAACATGCTCTACGGCATCATATGAAGCTGCACAAAGGAATTAAAGAATACGAATGCAAAGAGTGCAACCGCAAATTTGCCCAGAAAGTTAACATGCTGAAGCATTACAAAAGACACACGG GCACAAAGGACTTCATGTGTGAACTGTGTGGGAAGACGTTTAGCGAGAGAAACACAATGGAGACGCACAAGCTTATTCATACAG TTGGAAAGACGTTTTCTTGCGCCGTCTGTGACAAGAAGTATGTGACGCAGTATATGCTGCAGAAACACATGCAGTTGACCCATGAGAAGGTGGAGGCTCAGAGCTGCCACCTGTGTGGCACCAAAGTCTCCACACGCGCCTCCATGAACCGCCACATGCGCCGCAAACACCCCGAG ATTGTGACAGTACGATTGGGTGACTTTGATCTTCAAGAACCCTCAACAGTCGACGCCTCCACCATCAGTATTTCACAG CCCTCTCTGACTCTGGAGAAAGGCTCTCTCACTGCAGAAAAAGTCTCCAGGAGCTCCAATTCCTCCAAGAAGAGGGCAAAACACCTGCCTCATGAGTCTGAGCTGTCCGATTCAGACGAGTACGCTGACTTCACCAGCAAAACCACTGAGTTCTCCACCACTGTGGGAGATGAAACCAACTCTGCTGTGCAGAGCATTCAGCAG GTGGTAGTGTTGGCTGACCCCAGCGCCCCTCCAGCCCCCTCCAGCTCGGTCAGTTTGACCAACATCACCGTGACCCCCATCACCACACCCACTCCTGCACAGTTCAGCAACCTGCAGCCCGTCGCTGTCGGCCACCTCGCTCCAAGCGACCGCCCCCTCACCCTGGACAGCTCCATCCTCACTGTGACATTCGATGCTGTCAGCGGTTCGGCGATGCTCCACAACCGGCCGGCGGATCTCCAGTCAGAGGCGGTGGGATCCACGGGGGCTGCCGCTACACAACCGGTTGCACATTTCATCAACCTCACTACCTTCGTCAACCCAATCTCCCACCAGCTGGAGCAGCCCGCTCTAACCTGGAGGCCTGTCGCACCGACCGACGGAGCTCATGCGACCACCATAGATGAAACTCAGACGGACTCTCAGGCCCCTCAGGCCCCCCCAGAACAGCCACAAGCACTGCCAGAACAAAGGCATCAGATCCAGCCGCAGGTCACAGGACCTCCCCAACAACAGACCGCCGCAGCAC
- the prdm15 gene encoding PR domain zinc finger protein 15 isoform X1 has protein sequence MAGQTPEEFIWCEDCGQYHDSECPELGPVVTVKDSFVLSRARSSLPDSLEIRSAEEGKEGVFVLSRLVKRTRFGPFEAKRVLSLQIEGAFPLKIFQKDGSVVCFDTSNEDDCNWMMLVRPATDHKQQNLTAYQQDDDVYFNTSQDVLPGTELRVWYGAFYAKKMDRPILRPPVLTTPPEMVSNKPGVPPAKGPPTGTLLVPDQLLCQTSAPATDPPVHQVAEAVSQNNTANIVPTPPEPTRKQGRPRRTKPKKPGPADSNQVEASVPASGEQPLTTVAPDVPLPVLDVQEVVAGDGPPLKTSRVTRSPISTGKPGMRKRSLRQGGDHKRVYQCCLCSKVFQNSSNLNRHIRSHGDKCFKCDECDKMFSRKESLKQHISYKHSKNEPDIEYRYKCSTCEKSFRVENALRFHNCRTDDKTFQCEICSRFFSTNSNLSKHKKKHGEKLYACEICNKMFYRKDVMQDHQRRHAVGPKNMKREELEANGEEGSKYRKEPSACPICGKVFSCRSNMNKHLLTHGDKKYTCEICGRKFFRVDVLRDHIHVHFKDIALMDEQEREDFIKKIGISMEESDDSSDEEDEKNDPEHHKYSCKKCQVTYAKGRDYLKHIMDMHKEKGYNCTMCNRRFALKATYNAHLVIHRDHLPDPAVQKYIHPCDMCGRIFNSIGNLERHKIIHTGVKSHCCDQCGKSFARKDMLKEHLRVHDNVRDFLCAECGKGMKTKHALRHHMKLHKGIKEYECKECNRKFAQKVNMLKHYKRHTGTKDFMCELCGKTFSERNTMETHKLIHTVGKTFSCAVCDKKYVTQYMLQKHMQLTHEKVEAQSCHLCGTKVSTRASMNRHMRRKHPEQIVTVRLGDFDLQEPSTVDASTISISQPSLTLEKGSLTAEKVSRSSNSSKKRAKHLPHESELSDSDEYADFTSKTTEFSTTVGDETNSAVQSIQQVVVLADPSAPPAPSSSVSLTNITVTPITTPTPAQFSNLQPVAVGHLAPSDRPLTLDSSILTVTFDAVSGSAMLHNRPADLQSEAVGSTGAAATQPVAHFINLTTFVNPISHQLEQPALTWRPVAPTDGAHATTIDETQTDSQAPQAPPEQPQALPEQRHQIQPQVTGPPQQQTAAAPQMFSY, from the exons ATGGCAGGGCAGACACCAGAGGAGTTTATCT GGTGTGAGGACTGCGGGCAGTATCATGACTCTGAGTGTCCTGAGCTGGGGCCTGTCGTCACGGTGAAGGACTCGTTTGTTCTGAGTCGGGCACG GTCATCATTACCAGACAGCTTGGAGATCAGGTCGGCTGAGGAGGGCAAAGAAGGTGTGTTTGTGCTTAGTCGGCTGGTTAAGAGGACTCGATTTGGCCCTTTCGAGGCCAAGAGGGTTCTAAGCCTTCAAATTGAGGGGGCATTTCCTTTAAAG ATATTTCAAAAGGACGGCTCAGTGGTTTGTTTTGACACGTCCAATGAAGACGACTGTAACTGGATGATGTTGGTTCGGCCTGCCACAGACCACAAACAGCAGAATCTGACGGCATACCAGCAAGATGATGATGTTTACTTTAATACATCACAG GATGTTCTACCCGGAACAGAGCTCAGAGTCTGGTATGGAgctttttatgccaaaaaaatgGATCGGCCTATTCTTAGGCCACCTGTACTTACGACTCCACCAG AAATGGTGTCCAACAAACCTGGAGTCCCTCCGGCAAAGGGGCCACCAACAGGGACCCTTCTTGTCCCGGACCAGCTGCTTTGCCAAACCTCCGCGCCTGCCACAGACCCACCTGTCCATCAGGTTGCAGAGGCGGTATCCCAAAACAACACAGCCAACATTGTCCCCACCCCACCAGAGCCAACCCGAAAACAAGGCAGGCCCCGACGAACAAAGCCAAAGAAACCTGGACCAGCTGATTCTAATCAAG TAGAAGCCTCTGTTCCTGCATCCGGTGAGCAGCCTCTCACTACTGTGGCTCCTGATGTTCCCCTGCCTGTGCTGGATGTCCAAGAGGTGGTTGCCGGAGACGGCCCGCCACTCAAAACATCTCGGGTGACACGCTCCCCCATCTCCACTGGGAA ACCTGGTATGAGGAAGCGATCTCTGCGGCAGGGAGGTGATCATAAAAGAGTTTACCAGTGCTGCCTCTGCAGTAAGGTGTTTCAGAACAGCAGCAACCTCAACCGACACATCCGATCCCACG GCGATAAATGTTTTAAGTGTGACGAGTGTGACAAGATGTTCAGTCGAAAGGAGAGTCTTAAACAGCATATATCATACAAACACAGCAAGAATGAG cCTGACATAGAGTACAGATACAAATGTTCAACCTGTGAGAAATCCTTCCGAGTGGAAAATGCCTTAAGATTTCATAACTGCAGGACAG ATGACAAAACGTTCCAGTGTGAAATATGCTCGAGGTTTTTCTCCACCAACAGTAATTTGTCCAAGCACAAAAAGAAACATGGAGAGAAACTCTACGCGTGTGAAATCTGCAATAAGATGTTCTACCGCAAAGATGTCATGCAAGACCACCAGAGGCGGCATGCTGTTG GCCCGAAGAACATGAAACGAGAGGAGCTTGAAGCGAATGGGGAGGAGGGAAGCAAATACAGGAAGGAGCCTTCGGCGTGCCCTATTTGTGGAAAG gTTTTTTCCTGTCGGagtaacatgaacaaacacttACTAACCCACGGGGACAAGAAATACACCTGTGAGATCTGTGGGCGCAAATTCTTTCGTGTGGATGTGCTGAGAGATCACATTCATGTTCACTTTAAG GACATTGCCTTAATGGACGAGCAGGAGAGAGAAGACTTCATTAAGAAGATTGGCATCTCTATGGAGGAGAGTGATGATAGCTCTGATGAGGAAGATGAGAAGAACGATCCTGAACATCACAAATACAGCTGCAAGAAATGTCAG GTGACATATGCCAAGGGTCGTGACTACTTGAAACACATAATGGATATGCATAAGGAAAAAGGTTACAACTGCACCATGTGTAACCGCCGTTTTGCTCTGAAGGCCACGTACAACGCTCACCTGGTTATCCACCGAGACCACCTGCCTGATCCTGCAGTGCAGAA ATATATTCATCCGTGTGACATGTGCGGACGGATTTTTAACAGCATCGGCAACCtggagaggcacaaaatcatCCACACAG GAGTGAAGAGCCATtgctgtgatcagtgtggaaagtcTTTTGCCAGGAAAGACATGCTAAAGGAACATCTGAGAGTCCATGACAACGTCAGAGACTTCCTGTGTGCAGAGTGTGGGAAAG GCATGAAGACAAAACATGCTCTACGGCATCATATGAAGCTGCACAAAGGAATTAAAGAATACGAATGCAAAGAGTGCAACCGCAAATTTGCCCAGAAAGTTAACATGCTGAAGCATTACAAAAGACACACGG GCACAAAGGACTTCATGTGTGAACTGTGTGGGAAGACGTTTAGCGAGAGAAACACAATGGAGACGCACAAGCTTATTCATACAG TTGGAAAGACGTTTTCTTGCGCCGTCTGTGACAAGAAGTATGTGACGCAGTATATGCTGCAGAAACACATGCAGTTGACCCATGAGAAGGTGGAGGCTCAGAGCTGCCACCTGTGTGGCACCAAAGTCTCCACACGCGCCTCCATGAACCGCCACATGCGCCGCAAACACCCCGAG CAGATTGTGACAGTACGATTGGGTGACTTTGATCTTCAAGAACCCTCAACAGTCGACGCCTCCACCATCAGTATTTCACAG CCCTCTCTGACTCTGGAGAAAGGCTCTCTCACTGCAGAAAAAGTCTCCAGGAGCTCCAATTCCTCCAAGAAGAGGGCAAAACACCTGCCTCATGAGTCTGAGCTGTCCGATTCAGACGAGTACGCTGACTTCACCAGCAAAACCACTGAGTTCTCCACCACTGTGGGAGATGAAACCAACTCTGCTGTGCAGAGCATTCAGCAG GTGGTAGTGTTGGCTGACCCCAGCGCCCCTCCAGCCCCCTCCAGCTCGGTCAGTTTGACCAACATCACCGTGACCCCCATCACCACACCCACTCCTGCACAGTTCAGCAACCTGCAGCCCGTCGCTGTCGGCCACCTCGCTCCAAGCGACCGCCCCCTCACCCTGGACAGCTCCATCCTCACTGTGACATTCGATGCTGTCAGCGGTTCGGCGATGCTCCACAACCGGCCGGCGGATCTCCAGTCAGAGGCGGTGGGATCCACGGGGGCTGCCGCTACACAACCGGTTGCACATTTCATCAACCTCACTACCTTCGTCAACCCAATCTCCCACCAGCTGGAGCAGCCCGCTCTAACCTGGAGGCCTGTCGCACCGACCGACGGAGCTCATGCGACCACCATAGATGAAACTCAGACGGACTCTCAGGCCCCTCAGGCCCCCCCAGAACAGCCACAAGCACTGCCAGAACAAAGGCATCAGATCCAGCCGCAGGTCACAGGACCTCCCCAACAACAGACCGCCGCAGCAC
- the prdm15 gene encoding PR domain zinc finger protein 15 isoform X3 produces MAGQTPEEFIWCEDCGQYHDSECPELGPVVTVKDSFVLSRARSSLPDSLEIRSAEEGKEGVFVLSRLVKRTRFGPFEAKRVLSLQIEGAFPLKIFQKDGSVVCFDTSNEDDCNWMMLVRPATDHKQQNLTAYQQDDDVYFNTSQDVLPGTELRVWYGAFYAKKMDRPILRPPVLTTPPEMVSNKPGVPPAKGPPTGTLLVPDQLLCQTSAPATDPPVHQVAEAVSQNNTANIVPTPPEPTRKQGRPRRTKPKKPGPADSNQEASVPASGEQPLTTVAPDVPLPVLDVQEVVAGDGPPLKTSRVTRSPISTGKPGMRKRSLRQGGDHKRVYQCCLCSKVFQNSSNLNRHIRSHGDKCFKCDECDKMFSRKESLKQHISYKHSKNEPDIEYRYKCSTCEKSFRVENALRFHNCRTDDKTFQCEICSRFFSTNSNLSKHKKKHGEKLYACEICNKMFYRKDVMQDHQRRHAVGPKNMKREELEANGEEGSKYRKEPSACPICGKVFSCRSNMNKHLLTHGDKKYTCEICGRKFFRVDVLRDHIHVHFKDIALMDEQEREDFIKKIGISMEESDDSSDEEDEKNDPEHHKYSCKKCQVTYAKGRDYLKHIMDMHKEKGYNCTMCNRRFALKATYNAHLVIHRDHLPDPAVQKYIHPCDMCGRIFNSIGNLERHKIIHTGVKSHCCDQCGKSFARKDMLKEHLRVHDNVRDFLCAECGKGMKTKHALRHHMKLHKGIKEYECKECNRKFAQKVNMLKHYKRHTGTKDFMCELCGKTFSERNTMETHKLIHTVGKTFSCAVCDKKYVTQYMLQKHMQLTHEKVEAQSCHLCGTKVSTRASMNRHMRRKHPEIVTVRLGDFDLQEPSTVDASTISISQPSLTLEKGSLTAEKVSRSSNSSKKRAKHLPHESELSDSDEYADFTSKTTEFSTTVGDETNSAVQSIQQVVVLADPSAPPAPSSSVSLTNITVTPITTPTPAQFSNLQPVAVGHLAPSDRPLTLDSSILTVTFDAVSGSAMLHNRPADLQSEAVGSTGAAATQPVAHFINLTTFVNPISHQLEQPALTWRPVAPTDGAHATTIDETQTDSQAPQAPPEQPQALPEQRHQIQPQVTGPPQQQTAAAPQMFSY; encoded by the exons ATGGCAGGGCAGACACCAGAGGAGTTTATCT GGTGTGAGGACTGCGGGCAGTATCATGACTCTGAGTGTCCTGAGCTGGGGCCTGTCGTCACGGTGAAGGACTCGTTTGTTCTGAGTCGGGCACG GTCATCATTACCAGACAGCTTGGAGATCAGGTCGGCTGAGGAGGGCAAAGAAGGTGTGTTTGTGCTTAGTCGGCTGGTTAAGAGGACTCGATTTGGCCCTTTCGAGGCCAAGAGGGTTCTAAGCCTTCAAATTGAGGGGGCATTTCCTTTAAAG ATATTTCAAAAGGACGGCTCAGTGGTTTGTTTTGACACGTCCAATGAAGACGACTGTAACTGGATGATGTTGGTTCGGCCTGCCACAGACCACAAACAGCAGAATCTGACGGCATACCAGCAAGATGATGATGTTTACTTTAATACATCACAG GATGTTCTACCCGGAACAGAGCTCAGAGTCTGGTATGGAgctttttatgccaaaaaaatgGATCGGCCTATTCTTAGGCCACCTGTACTTACGACTCCACCAG AAATGGTGTCCAACAAACCTGGAGTCCCTCCGGCAAAGGGGCCACCAACAGGGACCCTTCTTGTCCCGGACCAGCTGCTTTGCCAAACCTCCGCGCCTGCCACAGACCCACCTGTCCATCAGGTTGCAGAGGCGGTATCCCAAAACAACACAGCCAACATTGTCCCCACCCCACCAGAGCCAACCCGAAAACAAGGCAGGCCCCGACGAACAAAGCCAAAGAAACCTGGACCAGCTGATTCTAATCAAG AAGCCTCTGTTCCTGCATCCGGTGAGCAGCCTCTCACTACTGTGGCTCCTGATGTTCCCCTGCCTGTGCTGGATGTCCAAGAGGTGGTTGCCGGAGACGGCCCGCCACTCAAAACATCTCGGGTGACACGCTCCCCCATCTCCACTGGGAA ACCTGGTATGAGGAAGCGATCTCTGCGGCAGGGAGGTGATCATAAAAGAGTTTACCAGTGCTGCCTCTGCAGTAAGGTGTTTCAGAACAGCAGCAACCTCAACCGACACATCCGATCCCACG GCGATAAATGTTTTAAGTGTGACGAGTGTGACAAGATGTTCAGTCGAAAGGAGAGTCTTAAACAGCATATATCATACAAACACAGCAAGAATGAG cCTGACATAGAGTACAGATACAAATGTTCAACCTGTGAGAAATCCTTCCGAGTGGAAAATGCCTTAAGATTTCATAACTGCAGGACAG ATGACAAAACGTTCCAGTGTGAAATATGCTCGAGGTTTTTCTCCACCAACAGTAATTTGTCCAAGCACAAAAAGAAACATGGAGAGAAACTCTACGCGTGTGAAATCTGCAATAAGATGTTCTACCGCAAAGATGTCATGCAAGACCACCAGAGGCGGCATGCTGTTG GCCCGAAGAACATGAAACGAGAGGAGCTTGAAGCGAATGGGGAGGAGGGAAGCAAATACAGGAAGGAGCCTTCGGCGTGCCCTATTTGTGGAAAG gTTTTTTCCTGTCGGagtaacatgaacaaacacttACTAACCCACGGGGACAAGAAATACACCTGTGAGATCTGTGGGCGCAAATTCTTTCGTGTGGATGTGCTGAGAGATCACATTCATGTTCACTTTAAG GACATTGCCTTAATGGACGAGCAGGAGAGAGAAGACTTCATTAAGAAGATTGGCATCTCTATGGAGGAGAGTGATGATAGCTCTGATGAGGAAGATGAGAAGAACGATCCTGAACATCACAAATACAGCTGCAAGAAATGTCAG GTGACATATGCCAAGGGTCGTGACTACTTGAAACACATAATGGATATGCATAAGGAAAAAGGTTACAACTGCACCATGTGTAACCGCCGTTTTGCTCTGAAGGCCACGTACAACGCTCACCTGGTTATCCACCGAGACCACCTGCCTGATCCTGCAGTGCAGAA ATATATTCATCCGTGTGACATGTGCGGACGGATTTTTAACAGCATCGGCAACCtggagaggcacaaaatcatCCACACAG GAGTGAAGAGCCATtgctgtgatcagtgtggaaagtcTTTTGCCAGGAAAGACATGCTAAAGGAACATCTGAGAGTCCATGACAACGTCAGAGACTTCCTGTGTGCAGAGTGTGGGAAAG GCATGAAGACAAAACATGCTCTACGGCATCATATGAAGCTGCACAAAGGAATTAAAGAATACGAATGCAAAGAGTGCAACCGCAAATTTGCCCAGAAAGTTAACATGCTGAAGCATTACAAAAGACACACGG GCACAAAGGACTTCATGTGTGAACTGTGTGGGAAGACGTTTAGCGAGAGAAACACAATGGAGACGCACAAGCTTATTCATACAG TTGGAAAGACGTTTTCTTGCGCCGTCTGTGACAAGAAGTATGTGACGCAGTATATGCTGCAGAAACACATGCAGTTGACCCATGAGAAGGTGGAGGCTCAGAGCTGCCACCTGTGTGGCACCAAAGTCTCCACACGCGCCTCCATGAACCGCCACATGCGCCGCAAACACCCCGAG ATTGTGACAGTACGATTGGGTGACTTTGATCTTCAAGAACCCTCAACAGTCGACGCCTCCACCATCAGTATTTCACAG CCCTCTCTGACTCTGGAGAAAGGCTCTCTCACTGCAGAAAAAGTCTCCAGGAGCTCCAATTCCTCCAAGAAGAGGGCAAAACACCTGCCTCATGAGTCTGAGCTGTCCGATTCAGACGAGTACGCTGACTTCACCAGCAAAACCACTGAGTTCTCCACCACTGTGGGAGATGAAACCAACTCTGCTGTGCAGAGCATTCAGCAG GTGGTAGTGTTGGCTGACCCCAGCGCCCCTCCAGCCCCCTCCAGCTCGGTCAGTTTGACCAACATCACCGTGACCCCCATCACCACACCCACTCCTGCACAGTTCAGCAACCTGCAGCCCGTCGCTGTCGGCCACCTCGCTCCAAGCGACCGCCCCCTCACCCTGGACAGCTCCATCCTCACTGTGACATTCGATGCTGTCAGCGGTTCGGCGATGCTCCACAACCGGCCGGCGGATCTCCAGTCAGAGGCGGTGGGATCCACGGGGGCTGCCGCTACACAACCGGTTGCACATTTCATCAACCTCACTACCTTCGTCAACCCAATCTCCCACCAGCTGGAGCAGCCCGCTCTAACCTGGAGGCCTGTCGCACCGACCGACGGAGCTCATGCGACCACCATAGATGAAACTCAGACGGACTCTCAGGCCCCTCAGGCCCCCCCAGAACAGCCACAAGCACTGCCAGAACAAAGGCATCAGATCCAGCCGCAGGTCACAGGACCTCCCCAACAACAGACCGCCGCAGCAC